One Sinorhizobium mexicanum genomic region harbors:
- a CDS encoding OsmC family protein, with product MASMTVELRNVEGTEAAIGWAGSHTVVVDRPEGKAGGRGLGFNGAQLLALALGGCFCNDLRYAAHQMGAALGKIAVSVTIELEGEPLLTTAAAMSVHCETLDGSDPQEIIDRAKAICMVANTLQKGVPVAIRSAAAA from the coding sequence ATGGCGTCCATGACGGTTGAATTGCGCAATGTCGAAGGTACGGAGGCGGCGATCGGATGGGCCGGCAGCCACACGGTGGTGGTCGATCGGCCAGAGGGCAAGGCGGGAGGCCGCGGGCTTGGCTTCAATGGCGCGCAACTGTTGGCCCTGGCACTTGGCGGCTGCTTCTGCAACGACCTGCGTTACGCCGCGCACCAGATGGGCGCCGCCCTCGGCAAGATCGCCGTTAGCGTCACGATCGAACTCGAAGGCGAACCGTTGCTGACGACGGCCGCGGCCATGTCGGTCCACTGCGAAACGCTCGACGGCTCCGATCCGCAGGAGATCATCGACCGCGCCAAGGCTATCTGCATGGTCGCCAACACGCTGCAGAAGGGTGTTCCGGTGGCGATCCGGTCGGCTGCCGCTGCGTGA
- a CDS encoding endonuclease/exonuclease/phosphatase family protein: MRIVSLNAWGGRVHAPLLRYLAEIDPDVLCLQEVTRTVACGADWLIYRDRGLELPQRANLFAEIAAVLPGHDGFFCPTARGELSDGEDVVHSEFGLATFVRKSLPVIGQALDFVHGSFSANGWGAHPRARNAHCLRLMNYEDGFTITIAHMHGLRDIAGKEDTPARRAQAEALVGLVERVRHDNERLVVCGDFNVLPGSETFEVLGKLGLTDLVTSRGFTDTRTSHYEKKNRFADYLLVTPEVKVLHFDVVEEPEVSDHRALLVEVG, from the coding sequence TTGCGCATAGTTTCGCTGAACGCCTGGGGCGGCCGGGTGCATGCGCCGCTGCTGCGCTATCTTGCCGAGATCGACCCGGATGTGCTCTGCCTGCAGGAAGTGACCCGCACGGTCGCGTGTGGGGCCGACTGGCTGATCTACCGCGATCGCGGGCTCGAACTGCCGCAGCGCGCCAATCTCTTTGCCGAGATCGCCGCCGTGCTTCCGGGGCATGACGGGTTCTTTTGCCCGACGGCGAGGGGCGAGCTCTCCGACGGTGAGGATGTGGTTCACTCCGAGTTCGGGCTCGCGACCTTCGTGCGCAAGTCCTTGCCGGTCATCGGCCAGGCGCTCGACTTCGTCCACGGCAGCTTCTCGGCCAACGGCTGGGGCGCGCATCCGCGGGCGCGAAACGCCCACTGCCTGCGGCTGATGAACTACGAGGACGGCTTCACCATCACCATCGCCCATATGCATGGCCTGCGCGACATTGCCGGCAAAGAGGACACGCCGGCGCGCCGGGCGCAGGCGGAGGCGTTAGTGGGCCTGGTGGAGCGGGTCCGGCACGACAACGAGCGGCTGGTCGTCTGCGGCGACTTCAATGTCCTGCCGGGAAGCGAGACCTTCGAGGTGCTGGGGAAGCTCGGGCTTACCGATCTCGTGACGTCACGCGGCTTCACGGATACCCGGACCTCCCACTATGAAAAGAAGAACCGCTTCGCCGACTACCTGCTGGTGACGCCGGAGGTGAAGGTGCTCCACTTCGACGTCGTCGAAGAGCCGGAAGTTTCCGACCATCGGGCGCTGCTCGTAGAAGTGGGATAG
- a CDS encoding PhzF family phenazine biosynthesis protein — protein sequence MTRRYAIYDVFTEKRLEGNPLAVVFDGDGLSDGAMQAIAQEFNLSETVFVQRPGSAAHSARLKIFTPTHELPFAGHPTVGAAVALAEANHGDYGEPLDLMQVLEERVGPVRSAVRLKPGEATFAEFDLPRKPGRLDARFDKQAIADALSLKATQIGFENHVISFWTAGVPFVMVPLHDVGAAAAVEFDAQRWEQLAPMAEGRLANAYLYCRGGVNHMARFHARMFKPDMREDPATGSAVAALAGAINLFDELVDGHHPILIEQGVEMGRPSFIHLHLDIAGGKIATARIGGHAVKVAGGELAI from the coding sequence ATGACACGGCGCTACGCGATCTACGACGTCTTCACCGAGAAGCGTCTGGAGGGTAATCCTCTCGCCGTAGTGTTCGATGGCGATGGCCTGAGCGACGGGGCCATGCAGGCGATTGCCCAGGAATTCAATCTTTCGGAAACGGTGTTCGTGCAGCGGCCGGGAAGTGCCGCCCATTCGGCGCGGCTGAAGATTTTCACGCCAACGCATGAACTGCCCTTTGCCGGCCATCCGACCGTCGGCGCCGCCGTGGCGCTGGCGGAAGCCAACCATGGCGACTACGGCGAGCCGCTCGACCTGATGCAGGTGCTCGAGGAACGGGTGGGTCCGGTGCGCTCGGCGGTACGGCTGAAGCCGGGGGAGGCGACCTTTGCCGAGTTCGACCTGCCGCGCAAGCCGGGCCGGCTCGACGCGCGCTTCGACAAGCAGGCGATCGCCGACGCGCTGAGCCTGAAGGCAACGCAGATCGGCTTCGAGAACCACGTGATCTCGTTCTGGACCGCCGGCGTGCCCTTCGTCATGGTCCCGCTGCACGACGTCGGCGCGGCGGCGGCGGTGGAGTTCGACGCGCAACGCTGGGAACAGCTTGCGCCGATGGCCGAAGGCAGGCTCGCCAACGCCTATCTCTACTGCCGCGGCGGCGTCAACCACATGGCGCGTTTCCACGCCCGCATGTTCAAGCCGGATATGCGGGAGGATCCGGCGACCGGCTCGGCCGTCGCTGCCCTCGCCGGCGCCATCAACCTCTTCGACGAGTTGGTCGACGGGCACCATCCGATCCTGATCGAGCAGGGGGTGGAGATGGGGCGGCCATCCTTCATCCACCTGCATCTCGACATCGCCGGCGGCAAGATCGCGACCGCCCGTATCGGCGGTCATGCGGTCAAGGTTGCGGGCGGCGAACTGGCGATCTGA
- a CDS encoding FAD-dependent monooxygenase, with the protein MTSSETEVLIVGAGPTGLVLALWLKRLGVGLRIIDKAPAPGETSRAIAVQARTLEFYRQFGIVDDALAAGIRVERLAMRTPSGTAATLKLGDFGAGLSPYPFAFALPQDIHERILIGHLEKAGVAVERPAELVGFEQDPAGVTATVMKDGASEVIRAAYLCGADGASSTVRHGLKLGFPGGTYEQCFYVADVEAGNAPSGLNVSLDTHGFAIVLPVRQSGSVRLIGVVPDADAASEAIGFETIRAEVERITGVTVSAVNWFSTYRLHHRVAEHFRVARVFLAGDAGHIHSPAGGQGMNTGIGDAVNLGWKLAAVLGGRGDARLLDSYEPERIVFARRLIKSTDQVFRVITSRSALVGLWRRYLLPKMIALFVANRAGARLAFRTVSQIGIAYGDSFLSRGAAGRVRGGDRLPYVEGLADVGEGDNFAPLSSLDWQIHVYGAASPAFRAAIAPTGIPIHAFAWTPGAGEAGLSRDAAYLVRPDGHVAVAVDSQDPAPLLGYIAEFAIKISAATPEAQ; encoded by the coding sequence ATGACGAGTTCAGAGACTGAGGTTCTGATCGTCGGCGCCGGGCCGACAGGGCTCGTCCTGGCGCTGTGGCTGAAGCGGCTCGGCGTCGGTCTCCGCATCATCGACAAGGCACCCGCGCCGGGCGAGACCTCGCGGGCGATCGCGGTGCAGGCGCGCACGCTCGAATTCTACCGCCAGTTCGGCATCGTGGACGACGCGCTGGCGGCCGGCATCCGAGTGGAGCGGCTGGCCATGCGCACGCCCTCGGGGACCGCCGCAACGTTGAAGCTCGGCGATTTCGGCGCCGGGCTCAGCCCCTATCCCTTCGCCTTCGCGCTGCCGCAGGACATCCACGAGCGCATCCTGATCGGCCATCTCGAAAAGGCCGGCGTTGCCGTCGAGCGGCCGGCGGAACTCGTCGGCTTCGAGCAGGATCCGGCGGGCGTAACCGCGACGGTCATGAAGGACGGCGCAAGCGAGGTCATCCGGGCCGCCTATCTCTGTGGTGCGGACGGTGCGAGCAGCACGGTGCGCCACGGCCTGAAGCTCGGCTTTCCAGGCGGCACCTACGAGCAGTGCTTTTATGTTGCCGACGTCGAGGCGGGGAATGCTCCGAGCGGCCTCAACGTCAGCCTCGATACGCACGGATTCGCGATCGTGCTGCCGGTGCGCCAGTCGGGCTCGGTGCGGCTGATCGGCGTCGTGCCGGACGCAGACGCGGCGAGCGAGGCGATAGGCTTCGAGACCATCCGCGCCGAGGTCGAGCGGATCACCGGCGTCACGGTCAGCGCGGTCAACTGGTTCTCGACCTATCGGCTCCACCACCGGGTTGCCGAGCATTTTCGCGTGGCCCGGGTGTTCCTTGCCGGTGACGCCGGCCATATCCACAGCCCGGCCGGCGGGCAGGGCATGAACACCGGCATCGGCGATGCGGTGAACCTCGGCTGGAAGCTCGCCGCCGTTCTTGGCGGGCGCGGGGACGCACGGCTGCTCGACAGCTACGAACCGGAGCGGATCGTGTTTGCCCGGCGGCTGATCAAGAGCACCGACCAGGTGTTCCGGGTGATCACCAGCCGCTCGGCGCTCGTCGGCCTCTGGCGGCGCTACCTCCTGCCGAAGATGATCGCGCTCTTCGTCGCGAACAGGGCGGGCGCGCGGCTTGCCTTCAGGACGGTGTCGCAGATCGGCATTGCCTATGGGGACAGCTTCCTCAGTCGCGGCGCGGCCGGGCGCGTGCGCGGCGGCGATCGGCTGCCCTACGTCGAGGGGCTGGCCGATGTTGGCGAGGGCGACAATTTCGCGCCGCTTTCCTCGCTCGACTGGCAAATCCACGTCTACGGCGCGGCGAGCCCGGCCTTCCGCGCGGCAATTGCCCCAACCGGGATTCCGATCCACGCCTTTGCCTGGACGCCGGGCGCCGGAGAGGCGGGCTTGAGCCGCGACGCCGCGTATCTCGTGCGTCCGGACGGCCATGTGGCGGTGGCCGTGGACAGCCAGGACCCGGCGCCTTTGCTCGGCTATATCGCGGAGTTCGCCATCAAGATCAGCGCGGCGACGCCCGAGGCGCAGTGA
- a CDS encoding nickel-binding protein: MAIFMDRHDLKGYTAADVAEAHRKDLEIQDQYGVKFLTYWFDQQRGTTFCLVDAPDKETAQCVHREAHGHVAGEIVEVALSAVEAFLGRIQDPEPLADHPQDNSDCGHRAIMFTDIVGSTEMTARLGDRMATELVRAHDSIVRRCLNDFGGREVKHTGDGIMASFASTKHAVECATAIHWDFRRYNSGNAEPIHIRIGIDSGEPVEDSNDLFGTTVQLAARLCSAAAADQTLVSENVYREFGSPDAFSATKRRRLKGFSRPVAAFECTPAGSGSR, from the coding sequence ATGGCCATTTTCATGGACCGGCATGACCTCAAGGGGTACACGGCGGCCGATGTCGCCGAGGCGCATCGCAAGGATCTCGAAATCCAGGATCAGTACGGCGTAAAATTCCTCACCTACTGGTTCGACCAGCAGCGCGGCACCACTTTCTGCCTCGTCGATGCCCCGGACAAGGAAACCGCCCAGTGCGTGCATCGCGAGGCGCATGGCCATGTTGCCGGCGAGATCGTCGAGGTCGCGCTTTCGGCGGTCGAGGCTTTTCTCGGTCGCATCCAGGACCCGGAGCCGCTCGCCGACCATCCGCAGGACAATAGCGACTGCGGCCATCGCGCCATCATGTTCACCGATATTGTCGGCTCCACGGAAATGACGGCGCGCCTCGGCGACCGCATGGCCACCGAACTGGTGAGAGCACACGATTCGATCGTGCGCAGGTGCCTGAACGACTTTGGCGGGCGCGAGGTGAAGCACACCGGCGACGGGATCATGGCGTCCTTCGCGTCGACGAAGCACGCCGTCGAGTGCGCAACCGCGATCCACTGGGACTTCCGACGCTACAACAGCGGAAACGCAGAACCGATCCACATCCGCATCGGTATCGATAGCGGAGAGCCGGTCGAGGACAGCAACGACCTCTTCGGCACCACCGTACAACTCGCGGCCCGCCTGTGTTCGGCTGCCGCCGCGGATCAGACCCTTGTTTCGGAGAATGTGTACCGCGAGTTTGGCAGCCCTGACGCCTTCAGCGCGACGAAACGTCGGCGGCTCAAAGGGTTTTCCCGGCCTGTCGCAGCATTCGAATGCACCCCGGCAGGGTCCGGATCACGGTGA
- a CDS encoding LysR family transcriptional regulator, with product MDRLASMAVFVKAVDLGSFAAAASALELSGPMVGKHVRFLEERLGVRLLNRTTRRQSLTDFGRAYYERCRVVLAEAEAADALAADHLSEPRGRLRVTMPALFGRRCVVPILLKLAERYPALELDLSFSDNFADLAGDGYDLAIRSLGAGSGNLDDRAGTIMRRVARHHMVICGSPSYLDRHGRPRQIEDLGSHQGIIYSRSGRVHPWLFPRDDGAPAEVTPLNRLRLDDLDAIADAAVAGMGLAWLPGWLVRERIRAGALVPLLSDQPGLHYDNYALWLQTPHLPLKVRYAVDALAARLPTLMT from the coding sequence ATGGACCGCCTTGCGAGCATGGCCGTCTTCGTCAAAGCCGTCGACCTCGGCTCGTTTGCGGCCGCTGCGAGCGCGCTCGAACTGTCCGGGCCGATGGTCGGCAAGCATGTCCGGTTCCTCGAAGAGCGGCTCGGCGTGCGTCTCCTCAATCGCACGACGCGGCGCCAGAGCCTGACGGACTTCGGGCGCGCCTATTATGAGCGCTGCCGTGTCGTGCTCGCCGAAGCCGAGGCTGCGGATGCGCTCGCTGCCGACCATCTTTCCGAGCCGCGCGGACGGCTCCGGGTCACGATGCCGGCGCTGTTCGGGCGGCGCTGTGTGGTCCCCATCCTGCTCAAGCTTGCCGAGCGATATCCGGCGCTCGAACTCGACCTGTCGTTCAGCGATAACTTCGCCGACCTCGCGGGCGATGGTTATGACCTCGCGATCCGCAGCCTTGGGGCGGGCAGCGGCAATCTCGACGACCGCGCCGGGACGATCATGCGCCGCGTCGCGCGTCACCACATGGTCATCTGCGGCTCGCCATCCTATCTGGACAGGCACGGCCGGCCACGGCAGATCGAGGATCTCGGCAGCCACCAGGGCATCATCTACAGCCGGTCGGGTCGTGTTCACCCCTGGCTGTTCCCGCGCGACGATGGTGCTCCGGCGGAGGTGACACCGCTCAACCGCCTGCGCCTCGACGATCTCGATGCGATCGCCGACGCTGCCGTCGCCGGCATGGGCCTCGCCTGGCTTCCCGGCTGGCTCGTCCGCGAACGCATCCGGGCAGGCGCACTCGTGCCGCTGCTGTCCGACCAGCCCGGGCTTCACTACGACAACTATGCGCTCTGGCTGCAGACGCCGCATCTGCCGCTGAAAGTACGCTATGCGGTCGATGCGCTGGCGGCCCGGTTGCCCACGTTGATGACGTGA